A section of the Rhodospirillaceae bacterium genome encodes:
- a CDS encoding indolepyruvate oxidoreductase subunit beta family protein: MASAKKSGKAAPKAAAKPKASRRKPAEERPVTVVIAAMGGEGGGVLTAWLVDAARKAGLPVQATSIPGVAQRTGATTYYVEIVPKPYAETGDIEPVLDLYPGPGDIDMMIATELMEVGRAMEKGFISPEKTTLIGSTHRVYTLAEKMAMGDGRYDGDKILDAARQMSKRHILFDIERAAQDAGTIINSVLLGAMAGSGVLPIEPEAFKDGIRDSGKAVESNLAGFDVGFAYATGDVVELQTKPAPPKAPAPRPGDSVGDLKGRIERDYPSETHAVVLEACGRCLDYQDAAYARLYLERLDTVKALDEGRGDGDFKITNEAARHLGLRMTFEDIMRVAQFKTRRSRFERMRRDVQAQDDQLVRTTEHFKPGPYEFASVLPKGLGRRVVDWADRNPARARKWHFGLHIRTDTVWGFARVRTLAAMRRFRRRGYRYAEEQDLIEGWLDLVRKAAAVSKPMALETIECARLIKGYSETHKRGVGNYRRIVAEIVEPALAEGVDRAGDIAQARAAALADPEGESLSEAIAAMTEARAGPAVAAE, encoded by the coding sequence GTGGCCAGCGCGAAGAAATCCGGCAAGGCGGCGCCCAAGGCGGCCGCCAAGCCGAAGGCGTCCCGCCGCAAGCCGGCGGAGGAGCGGCCGGTCACCGTCGTCATCGCGGCGATGGGCGGCGAAGGCGGCGGCGTGCTGACCGCCTGGCTGGTCGATGCGGCGCGCAAGGCCGGCCTGCCGGTGCAGGCGACATCGATCCCCGGCGTGGCCCAGCGCACGGGTGCGACGACCTACTATGTCGAGATCGTGCCCAAGCCCTATGCCGAGACCGGCGACATCGAGCCGGTGCTCGACCTGTATCCGGGCCCGGGCGACATCGACATGATGATCGCGACCGAGCTGATGGAGGTCGGCCGGGCGATGGAGAAGGGCTTCATCAGCCCGGAGAAGACGACGCTGATCGGCTCGACCCACCGGGTCTACACGCTGGCCGAGAAGATGGCGATGGGCGACGGCCGCTACGACGGCGACAAGATTCTCGACGCCGCCAGGCAGATGTCGAAGCGGCATATCCTGTTCGATATCGAACGCGCCGCCCAGGACGCCGGCACCATCATCAATTCGGTCCTGCTCGGCGCCATGGCCGGCTCCGGCGTCTTGCCCATCGAACCCGAGGCCTTCAAGGACGGCATCCGCGATTCGGGCAAGGCGGTCGAGTCCAACCTGGCCGGTTTCGATGTCGGTTTCGCCTACGCCACGGGCGATGTCGTCGAATTGCAGACCAAACCGGCGCCGCCGAAGGCGCCGGCGCCCCGGCCGGGCGATTCCGTTGGCGACCTGAAGGGGCGAATCGAACGGGATTATCCGTCGGAGACCCACGCCGTCGTGCTGGAGGCCTGCGGACGCTGCCTCGATTATCAGGACGCGGCCTACGCCCGGCTCTATCTCGAACGGCTCGATACGGTCAAAGCGCTCGACGAGGGCCGCGGCGACGGCGATTTCAAGATCACCAACGAGGCGGCGCGCCATCTCGGCCTGCGCATGACCTTCGAGGACATCATGCGGGTCGCCCAGTTCAAGACCCGCAGGTCGCGCTTCGAGCGGATGCGCCGCGACGTGCAGGCGCAGGACGACCAGCTCGTCCGCACGACCGAGCATTTCAAGCCGGGGCCGTACGAGTTCGCCTCCGTGCTGCCGAAGGGTCTGGGCCGCCGGGTCGTCGACTGGGCCGACCGCAACCCGGCCAGGGCGCGCAAATGGCATTTCGGCCTGCATATCCGCACCGACACCGTCTGGGGCTTCGCCCGGGTGCGGACGCTGGCCGCCATGCGCCGCTTCCGCCGGCGCGGCTACCGCTATGCCGAGGAACAGGACCTGATCGAGGGCTGGCTCGACCTGGTGCGCAAGGCGGCCGCCGTCAGCAAGCCGATGGCGCTTGAGACCATCGAATGCGCCCGGCTGATCAAGGGCTATTCCGAGACCCACAAACGCGGCGTCGGCAACTATCGCCGGATCGTCGCGGAGATCGTCGAGCCGGCGCTGGCGGAAGGTGTCGACCGCGCCGGCGACATCGCCCAGGCCCGCGCCGCCGCCCTCGCCGACCCGGAAGGCGAGAGCCTGAGCGAGGCTATCGCCGCGATGACCGAAGCCCGCGCCGGCCCGGCGGTGGCGGCGGAGTAG
- a CDS encoding 4Fe-4S dicluster domain-containing protein — MDGISKFRSPMADPIVLEMAQERGMEEVPLFADGRRNMPAQAWRTAFERWAELAPERDGPVNPERTAVADPAEMTRLIKDKARELGADDVGICELTPVMINEGYSFPHKYVISLLLEEKYQAVLGGALAVEMETIDVYVRCAEVSTELGKFIRSLGYPALADHNGTMELQAIPAMVAGGLGEMGKNGSMLHRRFGASFRPGFVLTDLPLVPDEPDLFGVQDYCMNCRLCENNCPPAAIAGSDDYVVTDGYKRWLIDIPKCYEASRLRDEYCHLCVDVCPYVHKENGDPEKRSLYKQFMGKRRRAGWRTPQWFLEDEDGILNGGGRSEPLPTLRSEVRSQT, encoded by the coding sequence GTGGACGGCATCTCGAAGTTCCGCAGCCCGATGGCAGACCCGATCGTCCTCGAAATGGCGCAGGAGCGCGGTATGGAGGAGGTGCCGCTGTTTGCCGACGGCCGGCGCAACATGCCGGCGCAAGCCTGGCGCACGGCCTTCGAGCGATGGGCGGAACTGGCGCCCGAGCGCGACGGGCCGGTCAATCCGGAGCGGACCGCCGTCGCGGATCCGGCCGAAATGACCCGGCTGATCAAGGACAAGGCACGGGAGCTGGGCGCCGACGACGTCGGAATCTGCGAACTGACGCCTGTCATGATCAACGAGGGCTACAGCTTTCCGCACAAATACGTCATCTCGCTGCTGCTTGAGGAGAAATACCAGGCCGTTCTCGGCGGCGCGCTCGCGGTCGAGATGGAGACCATCGACGTCTATGTGCGCTGCGCGGAGGTTTCGACCGAACTCGGCAAATTCATCCGCAGCCTCGGCTACCCGGCCCTAGCCGACCACAACGGCACCATGGAGCTGCAGGCGATCCCGGCCATGGTGGCCGGCGGCCTCGGCGAAATGGGCAAGAACGGTTCGATGCTCCACCGCCGGTTCGGCGCCAGCTTCCGTCCCGGATTCGTGCTCACCGACCTGCCGCTTGTGCCGGACGAACCCGACCTGTTCGGCGTCCAGGACTACTGCATGAATTGCCGGCTGTGCGAGAACAACTGCCCGCCGGCGGCGATTGCGGGCTCGGACGACTATGTGGTGACCGACGGCTACAAGCGCTGGCTGATCGACATTCCGAAATGCTACGAGGCCAGCCGCCTGCGCGACGAGTACTGCCACCTTTGCGTCGACGTCTGCCCCTATGTGCACAAGGAAAACGGCGATCCGGAGAAGCGCAGCCTCTACAAGCAGTTCATGGGCAAGCGCCGCAGGGCCGGCTGGCGGACACCGCAATGGTTCCTCGAAGACGAGGACGGCATTCTGAACGGCGGCGGGCGAAGCGAACCGCTCCCGACCTTGAGATCCGAAGTCCGCTCGCAGACGTGA